The following are from one region of the Nicotiana tomentosiformis chromosome 7, ASM39032v3, whole genome shotgun sequence genome:
- the LOC104112890 gene encoding uncharacterized protein, with protein MPTGKLAKWKILLGEFNIVYVMQKAIKGQALSDHLVENPVDKDYEPLSTYFPDEEVELCNKFTKIDFKHVPRIQNEFDDALATLSSMIQHPDKNYINPIEIEIWYQHAYCLYVDKEPDGKPGYQEVKRFLEAREYPENIANGQKRALKRLKNHFFLNGEALYRRGPDLGLLKCVDIAEAIRLLEEIHARTCGPHMDGFTLAKKILRAGYFWVTMERDNIHCMQKFQ; from the exons ACGTGATGCAGAAGGCTATCAAAGGACAAGCGTTGTCCGATCATCTCGTAGAGAACCCGGTGGATAAGGACTACGAGCCACTTTCCACGTACTTCCCAGATGAAGAAGTG GAACTGTGTAATAAGTTCACCAAGATCGACTTCAAGCACGTTCccagaatccagaatgagttcgatGACGCTCTCGCAACTTTGTCATCCATGATtcaacatccagacaagaattacATCAATCCCATCGAGATAGAGATCTGGTATCAACATGCATACTGTCTCTACGTAGATAAAGAGCCAGATGGCAAGCCTGGGTATCAAGAAGTCAAAAGGTTCCTCGAAGCAAGAGAATATCCAGAGAATATCGCCAACGGTCAGAAGCGAGCATTGAAGAGACTAAAAAACCACTTTTTCCTTAACGGGGAAGCCCTGTATCGGAGGGGCCCGGACTTGGGTTTGTTAAAGTGTGTAGATATTGCTGAAGCAATAAGGTTGCTAGAGGAAATACATGCAAGAACATGTGGGCCTCACATGGATGGTTTCACTCtagccaagaagattttgagagCTGGATATTTTTGGGTGACCATGGAAAGGGATAACATTCATTGTATGCAGAAGTTTCAATAA